Proteins encoded by one window of Streptomyces clavuligerus:
- a CDS encoding TetR/AcrR family transcriptional regulator produces MTIDRERVLRAAAALLARKSTATMDEVAKAAGIGRATLHRHFAGRDALVRALEEFGLRELEAAVEEARPDEGSAPEALRRLIGATAPASPLLGFLITENQLFEGEGVNEGWARIDAVCTTLFRRGQEEGHFRVDLTAVWLTEALYGLLSAGAWAVQAGRVAPKDYQYMIAELVLGGCVRRSVEA; encoded by the coding sequence ATGACAATTGATCGTGAGCGGGTGCTCCGTGCCGCCGCCGCCCTTCTCGCCCGGAAGTCCACCGCCACGATGGACGAGGTCGCCAAGGCCGCGGGCATCGGCCGGGCCACGCTGCACCGGCACTTCGCCGGACGGGACGCCCTGGTGCGGGCCCTGGAGGAGTTCGGGCTGCGCGAGCTGGAGGCCGCCGTCGAGGAGGCCCGCCCCGACGAGGGCTCCGCCCCCGAGGCGCTGCGCCGCCTGATCGGCGCCACCGCCCCCGCCTCCCCGCTGCTCGGCTTTCTCATCACCGAGAACCAGCTCTTCGAGGGCGAGGGCGTGAACGAGGGCTGGGCCCGGATCGACGCGGTCTGCACCACTCTCTTCCGGCGCGGCCAGGAGGAGGGGCACTTCCGTGTCGACCTCACCGCCGTCTGGCTCACCGAGGCCCTGTACGGGCTGCTCAGCGCGGGCGCCTGGGCCGTGCAGGCGGGACGCGTCGCCCCCAAGGACTACCAGTACATGATCGCCGAGCTGGTGCTCGGCGGCTGCGTCCGACGGAGTGTGGAGGCATGA
- the argC gene encoding N-acetyl-gamma-glutamyl-phosphate reductase, with product MTVRVAVAGASGYAGGEVVRLLLGHPGVELGALTAFSQAGQAVGAVHPHLGPVAGRVFEPMSAQALAGHDVVFLALPHGESAALAEGLGPDVVVIDMGADFRLRDAGVWERFYGSPWAGCWPYGLPELPGAREALAGARRIAVPGCYPTAVTLALFPAVGAGLVDREVVVTAVSGTSGAGRALKPHLLGAEVMGSVSPYAVGGTHRHTPEIAQNLTAVTDGEPVSVSFTPLLAPMPRGILATCSARLTPGTDARQVRAVYEKTYADEPFVSLLPEGVWPSTGAVLGSNQVQVQVAVDPAADRLVVVSAIDNLTKGTAGGALQSMNLALGLPETTGLPRTGLAP from the coding sequence ATGACGGTACGGGTGGCGGTTGCGGGTGCCAGTGGCTATGCCGGTGGCGAGGTGGTGCGTCTGCTGTTGGGGCACCCGGGCGTGGAGCTGGGTGCGCTGACGGCGTTCTCGCAGGCGGGCCAGGCGGTGGGTGCGGTGCATCCGCACCTGGGGCCGGTGGCGGGGCGGGTGTTCGAGCCGATGTCGGCCCAGGCGCTGGCGGGGCACGACGTGGTGTTCCTGGCGCTGCCGCACGGCGAGTCGGCCGCCCTGGCGGAGGGGCTGGGGCCCGATGTCGTGGTGATCGACATGGGGGCGGACTTCCGGCTGCGGGACGCGGGTGTGTGGGAGCGCTTCTACGGCTCGCCGTGGGCGGGATGCTGGCCCTACGGGCTGCCGGAACTCCCCGGCGCCCGGGAGGCCCTGGCGGGGGCCCGGCGCATCGCGGTACCGGGCTGCTACCCGACCGCCGTGACCCTGGCCCTGTTCCCCGCCGTCGGCGCCGGACTGGTGGACCGGGAGGTCGTCGTCACCGCCGTCTCCGGCACCTCCGGCGCGGGCCGCGCCCTGAAGCCGCATCTGCTGGGCGCGGAGGTCATGGGCTCCGTCTCCCCCTACGCCGTCGGCGGCACCCACCGCCACACCCCCGAGATCGCCCAGAACCTCACCGCCGTCACGGACGGCGAACCCGTCTCGGTGTCCTTCACACCACTGCTCGCCCCCATGCCCCGCGGCATCCTCGCCACCTGCTCGGCACGTCTCACCCCGGGCACCGACGCACGGCAGGTCCGCGCGGTCTACGAGAAGACGTACGCGGACGAACCCTTCGTCTCCCTGCTGCCGGAGGGCGTGTGGCCCTCGACCGGGGCGGTCCTCGGCTCCAACCAGGTGCAGGTGCAGGTGGCGGTGGACCCGGCCGCGGACCGGCTGGTCGTCGTCAGCGCGATCGACAACCTGACCAAGGGCACCGCCGGAGGCGCCCTCCAGAGCATGAACCTCGCCCTCGGCCTCCCCGAGACCACCGGCCTCCCCCGAACCGGCCTCGCCCCCTGA
- a CDS encoding MFS transporter, protein MTGTALKEPDTGLVPGRWLALSVLVLAVLLIAVDATVLGLATPFLTEDLQPTGTQLLWIGDVYSFVIAGLLISMGSLGDRIGRKKLLLTGAVAFGAVSVLNAYATSPEMMIVARALLGVAGATLMPSTLALIRNLFSDPRERSIAVGIWGSAASAGAAVGPVVGGALLEHFWWGSVFLINLPVMAVLVVVGLKLIPESRNPAPGPWDLISVALSLVGMVSVVYAIKEVAVHGLTEGAALAAALGAGALVWFVRRQLTLESPLLNVRLFHHRGFSGAVLADLLAILGLSGLIFFLSQFLQLVQDRSPLEAGLIELPSAVGAVLSGLLAGHLARRASVRAAVTGGLAALGLSLASCVWLTADTGPLAMGIALFLGGFGAGLAFTVTADVILGSVPKEQAGAASAVSETAYELGAALGIALLGTVVTGVYRDFTVPAGVPEASADAARESLGGAFHTAGSLPQEQGEALLASARDAFADGFHLAGAAASVVLLTAAVAAWFLLKGQRLADGVEHP, encoded by the coding sequence ATGACCGGCACCGCCCTCAAGGAGCCGGACACCGGGCTCGTCCCGGGACGCTGGCTGGCCCTGTCGGTGCTGGTGCTGGCCGTTCTGCTGATCGCGGTGGACGCCACCGTGCTCGGTCTGGCGACCCCCTTCCTCACCGAGGACCTCCAGCCGACCGGCACCCAGTTGCTGTGGATCGGCGACGTCTACTCGTTCGTCATCGCCGGTCTGCTGATCTCGATGGGCAGCCTCGGCGACCGCATCGGCCGCAAGAAGCTGCTGCTGACGGGCGCGGTCGCGTTCGGCGCGGTCTCCGTCCTCAACGCCTATGCCACCAGCCCCGAGATGATGATCGTGGCCCGGGCGCTGCTCGGTGTGGCGGGCGCCACCCTGATGCCCTCCACCCTGGCCCTGATCCGCAACCTCTTCTCCGACCCCCGCGAGCGCAGCATCGCCGTCGGTATCTGGGGCTCCGCCGCCTCCGCGGGCGCGGCGGTCGGCCCGGTCGTCGGCGGCGCGCTGCTGGAGCACTTCTGGTGGGGCTCGGTCTTCCTGATCAACCTGCCGGTCATGGCGGTGCTCGTGGTCGTCGGCCTCAAGCTGATCCCCGAGTCGCGCAACCCCGCCCCCGGCCCCTGGGACCTGATCAGTGTGGCCCTCTCCCTGGTCGGCATGGTCTCCGTGGTCTATGCCATCAAGGAGGTGGCGGTGCACGGCCTGACCGAGGGTGCCGCTCTGGCCGCCGCCCTCGGTGCCGGTGCGCTGGTGTGGTTCGTCCGCCGTCAGCTCACGCTGGAGTCCCCGCTGCTCAATGTGCGGCTCTTCCACCACCGCGGCTTCTCGGGCGCGGTGCTGGCGGATCTGCTGGCCATCCTGGGGCTCTCCGGGCTGATCTTCTTCCTCTCGCAGTTCCTCCAGCTCGTCCAGGACCGTTCCCCGCTGGAGGCCGGGCTCATCGAGCTGCCGTCCGCGGTCGGCGCCGTCCTCTCCGGTCTGCTCGCCGGACATCTGGCCCGCCGCGCCTCGGTACGGGCGGCCGTCACCGGCGGACTGGCCGCCCTCGGGCTCTCGCTCGCCTCCTGTGTGTGGCTGACCGCCGACACGGGGCCGCTCGCCATGGGGATCGCCCTGTTCCTCGGCGGCTTCGGCGCCGGACTCGCCTTCACGGTGACGGCGGACGTCATCCTCGGCAGCGTTCCCAAGGAGCAGGCGGGCGCCGCGTCGGCCGTCTCCGAGACCGCCTACGAGCTGGGCGCGGCCCTCGGTATCGCCCTGCTGGGCACGGTGGTGACCGGTGTCTACCGGGACTTCACCGTCCCGGCCGGGGTGCCCGAGGCGTCGGCGGACGCGGCCCGCGAGTCGCTGGGCGGCGCCTTCCACACGGCGGGGTCCCTTCCCCAGGAGCAGGGCGAGGCCCTGCTGGCCTCGGCGCGGGACGCCTTCGCCGACGGCTTCCACCTGGCCGGCGCGGCGGCCTCGGTGGTGCTGCTGACGGCGGCCGTCGCCGCGTGGTTCCTGCTGAAGGGGCAGCGCCTGGCGGACGGCGTCGAACACCCCTGA
- a CDS encoding acetylornithine transaminase, with protein sequence MSNQEFAQRWQGVMIDSYGTPGLSFVRGEGSTLWDADGTAYTDFVSGLAVNALGHAHPAVVGAVSRQIASLGHISNFYSAEPTITLAERLIELFGRPGRVFFCNSGAEANETAFKIGRLTGRSRIVAAQSGFHGRTMGSLALTGQPAKREPFLPLPGDVTHVPYGDAEALRAAVTEDTAMVILEPIQGESGVVVPPKGYLRAAREITEATGTLLVLDEVQTGIGRTGHWFAAQAEGVEADVVTLAKGLGGGLPLGAAVAFGRAAELMTPGHHASTFGGNPVSCAAGLAVLDTIAADGLLDRVKQLGERLRDGVERCGDGGGHPLVSHVRGAGLMLGIVLNEPLAPQVQLAAQKAGFLVNVPAPDVVRLIPPLVIEETEVDAFLQALPGLLDAVHERDREGQTGE encoded by the coding sequence ATGAGCAACCAGGAGTTCGCCCAGCGCTGGCAGGGCGTGATGATCGACAGTTATGGCACCCCGGGGCTGTCCTTCGTCCGCGGCGAGGGCTCCACCCTCTGGGACGCCGACGGCACCGCCTACACCGACTTCGTCAGCGGTCTCGCGGTGAACGCGCTGGGCCACGCCCACCCCGCCGTGGTCGGGGCGGTCTCCCGGCAGATCGCGTCGCTGGGCCATATCTCCAACTTCTACTCGGCCGAGCCGACGATCACCCTCGCGGAGCGGCTGATCGAGCTGTTCGGCCGCCCCGGCCGGGTCTTCTTCTGCAACTCGGGCGCCGAGGCCAACGAGACCGCGTTCAAGATCGGCCGACTGACGGGCCGTTCCCGGATCGTGGCCGCGCAGAGCGGCTTCCACGGCCGGACCATGGGCTCGCTCGCCCTCACCGGCCAGCCCGCCAAGCGGGAACCGTTCCTGCCGCTGCCGGGCGATGTCACCCATGTGCCGTACGGGGACGCCGAGGCGCTGCGGGCCGCCGTCACCGAGGACACGGCGATGGTGATCCTGGAGCCGATCCAGGGCGAGAGCGGTGTGGTGGTCCCGCCGAAGGGGTATCTGCGGGCCGCCCGGGAGATCACCGAGGCGACGGGCACCCTGCTCGTCCTGGACGAGGTGCAGACCGGAATCGGACGGACCGGCCACTGGTTCGCCGCCCAGGCCGAGGGTGTGGAGGCGGATGTCGTCACCCTCGCCAAGGGGCTCGGCGGCGGGCTGCCGCTGGGCGCGGCGGTCGCCTTCGGGCGCGCCGCCGAGCTGATGACCCCCGGCCACCACGCCTCCACCTTCGGCGGCAACCCGGTCTCCTGCGCCGCCGGACTCGCCGTCCTGGACACCATCGCCGCCGATGGACTCCTCGACCGGGTCAAGCAGCTCGGGGAGCGGCTCCGGGACGGAGTGGAGCGGTGCGGGGACGGCGGCGGCCATCCGCTGGTCTCCCATGTCCGCGGTGCGGGACTGATGCTGGGTATCGTGCTCAACGAGCCCCTTGCGCCCCAGGTGCAGCTCGCGGCCCAGAAGGCCGGCTTCCTGGTGAACGTCCCGGCCCCCGATGTCGTACGGCTGATTCCGCCGCTGGTCATCGAGGAGACCGAGGTGGACGCTTTCCTCCAGGCCCTGCCCGGCCTTCTCGACGCGGTCCACGAGCGGGACAGGGAAGGACAGACCGGAGAATGA
- the argJ gene encoding bifunctional glutamate N-acetyltransferase/amino-acid acetyltransferase ArgJ: MTVTAPKGFTAAGVAAGIKESGQPDLALVVNEGPRRAAAGVFTANRVKAAPVLWSQQVLRGGEVSAVVLNSGGANACTGPKGFQDTHATAERAAAALGHSAAEIAVASTGLIGTYLPMDRLLPGIDKAAAELSPHGGERAAIAIRTTDTVHKTAVRAGEGWSVGGMAKGAGMLAPGLATLLVVLTTDADLAPPVLDKAVRDAVRTTFERVDSDGCMSTNDTVLLLASGASGVTPGYEEFADVLREVCEDLARKLIGDAEGASKDIRIEVIHAATEDDAVEVGRTIARNNLLKCAIHGEDPNWGRVLSAIGTTKAVFEPERLNVAINGVWVCREGSAGDGRDLVDMRFREVRITADLDAGTHSAVIWANDLTAEYVHENSAYSS, translated from the coding sequence ATGACAGTCACGGCCCCGAAGGGGTTCACGGCGGCGGGTGTCGCCGCCGGGATCAAGGAGAGCGGCCAGCCCGATCTGGCACTGGTGGTGAACGAGGGGCCGCGGCGCGCTGCGGCGGGCGTGTTCACCGCCAACCGGGTCAAGGCCGCGCCCGTGCTGTGGTCGCAGCAGGTGCTGCGCGGTGGCGAGGTCTCCGCGGTGGTCCTCAACTCCGGCGGCGCGAACGCCTGCACCGGACCGAAGGGCTTCCAGGACACCCACGCCACCGCCGAGCGGGCCGCCGCCGCCCTCGGCCACAGCGCCGCGGAGATCGCGGTGGCGTCGACCGGGCTGATCGGCACGTATCTCCCGATGGACCGGCTGCTGCCCGGGATCGACAAGGCCGCGGCCGAGCTGTCCCCGCACGGCGGCGAGCGGGCCGCGATAGCGATCAGGACCACGGACACCGTGCACAAGACGGCCGTCCGCGCGGGCGAGGGCTGGAGCGTGGGCGGGATGGCCAAGGGCGCGGGCATGCTCGCCCCGGGCCTCGCCACCCTGCTCGTCGTCCTGACCACCGACGCCGACCTCGCGCCCCCGGTCCTGGACAAGGCGGTGCGGGACGCGGTCCGTACCACGTTCGAACGGGTCGACTCCGACGGCTGTATGTCGACCAACGACACCGTGCTGCTGCTGGCGTCCGGTGCCTCGGGGGTGACCCCGGGGTACGAGGAGTTCGCCGACGTGCTGCGCGAGGTCTGCGAGGACCTGGCGCGGAAGCTGATCGGCGACGCGGAGGGCGCGTCCAAGGACATCCGGATCGAGGTCATCCACGCGGCGACCGAGGACGACGCGGTCGAGGTGGGCCGGACGATCGCCCGGAACAACCTCCTCAAGTGCGCCATCCACGGCGAGGACCCCAACTGGGGCCGGGTGCTGTCCGCGATCGGCACCACCAAGGCCGTCTTCGAACCCGAGCGGCTGAACGTCGCCATCAACGGGGTCTGGGTCTGCCGCGAGGGCAGTGCGGGCGACGGCCGGGACCTCGTCGACATGCGGTTCCGGGAGGTCCGCATCACCGCCGACCTGGACGCGGGCACCCATTCCGCCGTGATCTGGGCCAACGACCTGACCGCCGAGTACGTGCACGAGAACAGCGCGTACAGCTCGTGA
- a CDS encoding argininosuccinate synthase — MTERVVLAYSGGLDTSVAIGWIAEETGAEVIAVAVDVGQGGEDLDVIRKRALACGAVEAEVADAKDEFAEEYCLPAIKANARYMDRYPLVSALSRPAIVKHLVAAAKKHDASIVAHGCTGKGNDQVRFEAGIQALGPDLKCIAPVRDYAMTRDKAIAFCEAKQLPIATTKKSPYSIDQNVFGRAIETGFLEDIWNAPIEDIFEYTSNPAEPREADEVVISFASGVPVAIDGRPVTVLQAIQQLNERAGAQGIGRIDMVEDRLVGIKSREVYEAPGAIALITAHQELENVTVERELARFKRQVEQRWGELVYDGLWFSPLKRALDGFIEEANQQVTGDIRMTLHAGTAVVTGRRSERSLYDFDLATYDTGDTFDQSKAQGFIDIFALSAKIAAKRDLV; from the coding sequence GTGACCGAGCGCGTCGTACTCGCCTACTCGGGCGGTCTGGACACCTCCGTCGCCATCGGCTGGATCGCCGAGGAGACGGGCGCCGAGGTCATCGCCGTCGCCGTGGACGTCGGCCAGGGCGGCGAGGACCTGGACGTCATCCGCAAGCGCGCGCTCGCCTGCGGTGCCGTGGAGGCCGAGGTGGCCGACGCCAAGGACGAGTTCGCCGAGGAGTACTGCCTCCCTGCGATCAAGGCCAACGCCCGCTACATGGACCGGTACCCGCTGGTGTCCGCGCTCTCCCGGCCCGCGATCGTCAAGCACCTGGTCGCCGCCGCGAAGAAGCACGACGCCTCGATCGTGGCGCACGGCTGCACCGGCAAGGGGAATGACCAGGTCCGTTTCGAGGCCGGTATCCAGGCCCTCGGCCCGGACCTCAAGTGCATCGCGCCGGTCCGTGACTACGCCATGACCCGGGACAAGGCCATCGCCTTCTGCGAGGCCAAGCAGCTCCCGATCGCCACCACCAAGAAGTCCCCGTACTCCATCGACCAGAACGTCTTCGGCCGGGCCATCGAGACCGGCTTCCTGGAGGACATCTGGAACGCGCCGATCGAGGACATCTTCGAGTACACCTCCAACCCGGCCGAGCCCCGCGAGGCCGACGAGGTGGTCATCTCCTTCGCCTCCGGTGTCCCGGTCGCCATCGACGGCCGCCCCGTCACCGTGCTCCAGGCCATCCAGCAGCTCAACGAGCGCGCGGGCGCCCAGGGCATCGGCCGGATCGACATGGTCGAGGACCGGCTGGTCGGCATCAAGTCCCGTGAGGTGTACGAGGCGCCGGGCGCGATCGCGCTGATCACCGCCCACCAGGAGCTGGAGAACGTCACCGTCGAGCGCGAACTGGCCCGCTTCAAGCGGCAGGTCGAGCAGCGCTGGGGCGAGCTGGTCTACGACGGCCTGTGGTTCTCCCCGCTCAAGCGCGCCCTGGACGGCTTCATCGAGGAGGCCAACCAGCAGGTCACCGGCGACATCCGGATGACCCTGCACGCGGGCACCGCCGTGGTCACCGGCCGCCGCTCCGAGCGGTCGCTGTACGACTTCGACCTCGCGACCTACGACACGGGCGACACCTTCGACCAGTCCAAGGCCCAGGGCTTCATCGACATCTTCGCCCTCTCCGCGAAGATCGCCGCCAAGCGCGACCTGGTCTGA
- a CDS encoding arginine repressor, which yields MTEAHATDAGGPAVPQTRMARHRRIVDILNRQPVRSQSQLAKLLADNGLSVTQATLSRDLDELGAVKIRNTNGELIYAVPSEGGFRTPQAPLGESAKEERMRRLAGELLISAEASANLVVLRTPPGAAQFLASAIDQAELHDILGTIAGDDTLMLISRSPTGGQALADHLLRLAQNDRA from the coding sequence ATGACCGAGGCGCACGCCACCGACGCCGGCGGGCCTGCGGTACCGCAGACCCGCATGGCCCGCCACCGCCGGATCGTGGACATCCTCAACCGCCAGCCGGTGCGCTCGCAGAGCCAGCTCGCCAAGCTCCTCGCGGACAACGGACTGAGCGTCACCCAGGCGACGCTCTCCCGGGACCTCGACGAGCTGGGCGCGGTGAAGATCCGCAACACCAATGGCGAGCTGATCTACGCGGTGCCCAGCGAGGGCGGTTTCCGCACTCCGCAGGCGCCCCTCGGCGAGTCGGCGAAGGAGGAGCGGATGCGCAGGCTCGCGGGGGAGCTGCTGATCTCCGCGGAGGCGTCCGCCAATCTGGTGGTGCTGCGTACGCCCCCCGGCGCGGCGCAGTTCCTCGCCTCGGCCATCGACCAGGCGGAGCTGCACGACATCCTCGGCACCATCGCCGGGGACGACACCCTGATGCTGATCAGCAGGTCGCCCACGGGCGGTCAGGCGCTCGCCGACCATCTGCTGCGGCTGGCCCAGAACGACCGGGCCTGA
- a CDS encoding lysophospholipid acyltransferase family protein → MTPEDPLSRLSLLKAVLGPFLRLMFRPRVEGVGNIPGSGPVILAGNHLTFIDSMILPLVCPRPVFFIGKDEYVTGTGLKGRAMAWFFSGVGMVPVDRDGANGGVAALMTGRRVLEDGQVFGIYPEGTRSPDGRLYRGRTGIARLTLMTGAPVVPFAVIGTDKLQPGGTGLPRPGRVTVRFGEPMEFSRYEGMGRDRYVLRAVTDSVMTEVMRLSGQEYVDMYATKAKAA, encoded by the coding sequence CTGACACCGGAGGACCCGTTGTCCCGCTTGTCCCTTCTCAAGGCCGTCCTCGGACCGTTTCTGCGCCTGATGTTCCGGCCCCGGGTGGAGGGTGTCGGGAACATCCCCGGCTCCGGCCCCGTCATCCTGGCCGGGAACCATCTGACCTTCATCGACTCGATGATCCTGCCGCTGGTCTGCCCCCGCCCGGTCTTCTTCATCGGCAAGGACGAGTATGTGACCGGTACGGGGCTCAAGGGGCGCGCCATGGCCTGGTTCTTCTCCGGGGTCGGCATGGTGCCCGTGGACCGGGACGGCGCGAACGGCGGGGTGGCCGCCCTGATGACGGGGCGCCGGGTGCTGGAGGACGGGCAGGTGTTCGGCATCTACCCGGAGGGCACCCGCTCCCCCGACGGGCGGCTCTACCGGGGCCGGACCGGGATCGCCCGGCTCACGCTGATGACCGGCGCGCCCGTGGTCCCGTTCGCGGTGATCGGTACCGACAAGCTCCAGCCGGGCGGCACGGGGCTGCCCCGGCCGGGCCGGGTCACGGTGCGCTTCGGCGAGCCGATGGAGTTCTCCCGGTACGAGGGCATGGGGCGGGACCGCTATGTGCTGCGGGCTGTGACGGACTCGGTGATGACCGAGGTGATGCGGCTGTCCGGCCAGGAGTACGTGGACATGTACGCCACCAAGGCGAAGGCGGCCTGA
- the argB gene encoding acetylglutamate kinase: protein MTRKNNALPKARTLIEALPWLTRHHGKTIVVKFGGNAMVNEELKAAFAQDIVFLHHAGLRPVVVHGGGPQISAELDRYGLVSEFKAGLRVTTDEAMDVVRMVLAGQVQRELVGLLNLHGPLAVGITGEDAHTISATRHRPLIDGEPVDIGRVGEVTRIDTGAVLALLEDGRIPVVSSIARAEDDGHVYNVNADTAAAALAAALGAETLMVLTDVEGLYEDWPNSDEVISRLTASELETLLPDLSSGMVPKMEGCLHAVRNGVRTARVIDGRVPHSILLEIFTDDGVGTMVVPDEPSVSEGTS from the coding sequence ATGACCCGTAAGAACAACGCCCTCCCCAAGGCCCGGACCCTCATCGAGGCCCTGCCCTGGCTGACCCGGCACCACGGCAAGACGATCGTGGTCAAATTCGGCGGCAACGCCATGGTGAACGAGGAGCTGAAGGCGGCCTTCGCCCAGGACATCGTCTTTCTCCACCACGCCGGGCTCCGGCCGGTCGTGGTGCACGGCGGCGGCCCCCAGATCAGCGCCGAGCTGGACCGGTACGGCCTGGTCAGCGAGTTCAAGGCGGGTCTGAGGGTCACCACCGACGAGGCCATGGACGTGGTCCGGATGGTGCTCGCCGGACAGGTCCAGCGCGAGCTGGTGGGGCTGCTCAATCTGCACGGACCGCTCGCCGTCGGGATAACCGGCGAGGACGCGCACACCATCAGCGCCACCCGGCACCGCCCCCTCATCGACGGCGAACCGGTCGACATCGGCCGGGTCGGGGAGGTCACCCGCATCGACACGGGCGCCGTCCTGGCGCTCCTGGAGGACGGCCGTATCCCGGTGGTCTCCTCCATCGCCCGTGCGGAGGACGACGGCCATGTCTACAACGTCAATGCTGATACGGCGGCTGCGGCACTCGCTGCGGCACTGGGCGCGGAGACCCTCATGGTCCTCACCGACGTCGAGGGGCTCTACGAGGACTGGCCGAACAGCGACGAGGTGATCTCCCGGCTCACCGCCTCCGAGCTGGAGACGCTGCTGCCCGATCTCTCCAGCGGCATGGTGCCCAAGATGGAGGGCTGCCTCCACGCCGTACGCAACGGGGTCAGGACCGCCCGGGTCATCGACGGCCGGGTACCGCACTCGATCCTGCTGGAGATCTTCACCGATGACGGGGTCGGCACGATGGTCGTGCCCGACGAGCCGTCCGTATCCGAGGGGACGTCATGA
- the argH gene encoding argininosuccinate lyase — translation MSSNNGDVRLWGGRFADGPADALARLSASVHFDWRLAPYDIAGSRAHARVLNRAGLLTEDELTRMLAGLDRLAADVADGSFTGTIADEDVHTALERGLLERLGAELGGKLRAGRSRNDQVATLFRMYLRDHARIVGGLIAELQDALVGLAEAHPEVAMPGRTHLQHAQPVLFAHHVLAHVQALSRDAERLRQWDARTAVSPYGSGALAGSSLGLDPEAVAADLGFEGGSAGNSIDGTASRDFVAEFAFITAMAGINLSRLAEEIIIWNTKEFSFVTLHDAFSTGSSIMPQKKNPDIAELARGKSGRLIGNLTGLLATLKALPLAYNRDLQEDKEPVFDSCDQLEVLLPAFTGMVATLTVHRERMEELAPAGFSLATDIAEWLVRQGVPFRVAHDVAGACVKECESAGIELHQLTDEQFAAISEHLTPEVRSVLTVRGALASRDGRGGTAPSAVAVQLAEVKADLAVQHAWAARES, via the coding sequence GTGAGCAGCAACAACGGTGATGTCCGGCTCTGGGGCGGACGGTTCGCCGATGGACCCGCCGACGCGCTGGCGAGGCTCTCCGCCTCGGTGCACTTCGACTGGCGGCTGGCGCCGTACGACATCGCGGGCTCCCGCGCCCACGCCCGGGTCCTCAACCGGGCCGGGCTGCTCACCGAGGACGAGCTGACCCGGATGCTCGCCGGACTGGACCGGCTGGCCGCCGATGTGGCGGACGGCTCCTTCACCGGCACCATCGCCGACGAGGACGTCCACACCGCCCTGGAGCGGGGGCTGCTGGAGCGCCTGGGCGCGGAGCTGGGCGGCAAGCTGCGCGCGGGACGCTCCCGCAACGACCAGGTGGCGACCCTCTTCCGGATGTATCTGCGGGACCACGCCCGGATCGTCGGGGGGCTGATCGCCGAACTCCAGGACGCGCTGGTGGGCCTGGCCGAGGCCCATCCGGAGGTGGCGATGCCGGGGCGTACCCACCTCCAGCACGCCCAGCCCGTGCTCTTCGCCCACCATGTGCTCGCCCATGTCCAGGCGCTGTCCCGGGACGCCGAGCGGCTGCGCCAGTGGGACGCGCGGACGGCGGTCTCGCCCTATGGCTCCGGGGCGCTCGCGGGCTCCTCGCTCGGCCTGGACCCGGAGGCGGTCGCCGCCGACCTGGGCTTCGAGGGCGGTTCGGCGGGCAACTCCATCGACGGCACCGCCTCCCGGGACTTCGTCGCGGAGTTCGCCTTCATCACCGCCATGGCCGGGATCAACCTCTCCCGGCTCGCGGAGGAGATCATCATCTGGAACACGAAGGAGTTCTCCTTCGTCACCCTGCACGACGCCTTCTCCACCGGCTCGTCGATCATGCCGCAGAAGAAGAACCCCGACATCGCCGAGCTGGCGCGCGGTAAGTCCGGCCGGCTGATCGGCAATCTGACCGGGCTGCTGGCGACGTTGAAGGCGCTGCCGCTCGCGTACAACCGCGACCTCCAGGAGGACAAGGAGCCGGTCTTCGACTCCTGCGACCAGCTGGAGGTGCTGCTGCCCGCGTTCACCGGGATGGTGGCCACGCTCACCGTGCACCGGGAGCGGATGGAGGAGCTGGCTCCGGCGGGCTTCTCGCTCGCCACCGACATCGCGGAGTGGCTCGTGCGGCAGGGCGTGCCGTTCCGGGTCGCCCACGATGTCGCCGGGGCGTGCGTCAAGGAGTGCGAGAGCGCGGGCATCGAACTGCACCAGCTCACGGACGAGCAGTTCGCGGCGATCTCGGAGCATCTGACCCCCGAGGTGCGCTCGGTCCTCACCGTCCGGGGCGCGCTGGCCTCCCGCGACGGCCGGGGCGGCACGGCCCCCTCGGCGGTGGCCGTCCAGCTCGCCGAGGTCAAGGCCGATCTCGCGGTCCAGCACGCCTGGGCGGCCCGCGAGAGCTGA